The Chanodichthys erythropterus isolate Z2021 chromosome 12, ASM2448905v1, whole genome shotgun sequence genome contains a region encoding:
- the cnppd1 gene encoding protein CNPPD1, producing the protein MDFGDLFDERTFTFSDFQEFTFLPKHEHWSERVRKRLYYGLDSDSPLDALSCPMTDIAVELLQKSAPSPIRKLHKKYAAHVAREACISPCAMMLALIYIERLRHRNPEYLQQISSSDLFLISMMVASKYLYDEGEEEEVFNDEWGTAAKLDVQTVNTLEMNFLNAIDWNLFTEPSDFFKVLSQVETGIAERQGMKRGWFTYTDLCVLLEQTHWREALSAIYQHFTKITCMLGLLYLTSVAGLIASSAVIHQLSRLPNTSHTYLDPITHTSLQTPALLPELLLDIPRPTSNLHCCVLTNDSLKPRPTVVPEQPTSSSYQNVALCLWGSILSTLSYSNPSLDIQPQDCLVSEVVCNGHTGGFPQFAIARNGSATLSSPWYSRLTAHWLGLGQFSIGLMFPDPHVSSMPPFQSHPCCPETTLPYGKLPSLLMPG; encoded by the exons ATGGATTTTGGAGATTTGTTTGACGAGCGAACTTTCACCTTTTCTGACTTTCAAGAGTTTACG TTCCTGCCTAAACACGAGCATTGGTCAGAGAGAGTGAGGAAACGGCTGTATTATGGTCTTGACTCTGACAGCCCGTTGGATGCTTTATCTTGTCCCATGACAG ATATTGCTGTGGAACTGCTTCAGAAATCTGCCCCAAGTCCCATAAGGAAACTCCACAAGAAATATGCTGCACATGTGGCCAG GGAAGCATGTATATCTCCTTGCGCTATGATGTTGGCCTTGATATACATTGAAAGACTGCGACACAGAAACCCCGAATACCTGCAACAGATCTCATCCTCAGACCTCTTTTTGATATCCATG ATGGTTGCCAGCAAATACTTGTATGATGAAGGAGAAGAGGAGGAGGTTTTCAACGATGAATGGGGTACTGCGGCCAAACTGGATGTTCAGACTGTCAACACTTTGGAGATGAACTTCCTCAATGCGATC GACTGGAATCTCTTCACCGAGCCCAGTGACTTCTTTAAGGTCCTAAGTCAGGTGGAAACCGG CATTGCAGAGCGGCAAGGTATGAAGCGAGGCTGGTTTACCTACACGGACCTCTGCGTCCTGTTGGAGCAAACCCATTGGAGGGAAGCCCTGTCAGCTATCTACCAGCACTTTACCAAG ATCACCTGTATGTTGGGTCTCCTGTACTTGACAAGCGTAGCCGGCCTCATCGCTTCTTCCGCTGTCATCCACCAGCTCAGCCGTCTTCCCAACACCAGCCACACTTACTTGGACCCGATTACGCACACATCCCTTCAGACACCAGCGCTCCTCCCTGAGCTCTTGCTGGACATACCTCGGCCAACCTCAAACCTCCATTGCTGCGTCCTGACCAACGACAGCTTGAAGCCGCGGCCCACCGTTGTGCCCGAGCAGCCTACCTCTTCATCCTATCAGAACGTGGCACTCTGTCTCTGGGGCTCCATCCTCTCTACTCTTTCCTACTCAAACCCCTCGTTGGACATCCAGCCACAAGACTGTTTGGTATCCGAAGTGGTCTGTAACGGCCACACGGGCGGTTTCCCCCAATTCGCAATAGCTCGCAATGGCTCGGCGACTCTTTCCTCTCCGTGGTATTCCCGTCTCACTGCACATTGGCTTGGGTTAGGTCAGTTTAGCATAGGCCTGATGTTTCCAGACCCCCATGTTAGCTCTATGCCACCATTTCAAAGTCACCCATGTTGCCCAGAGACTACTTTGCCATATGGGAAATTGCCATCTCTTCTAATGCCCGGTTAG